In a genomic window of Pseudodesulfovibrio senegalensis:
- a CDS encoding alpha/beta hydrolase family protein, with the protein MIVTHGDSGKADYMVPFAEELAGEGIVAITLARPGCSIDGRKSKGKHDNRKGDLYTRSSMNRVADAVKAIKEQYGTNHIFMTGHSGGAATVALVAALNPDLLEGGIMVCLPADVVKWRHHAARRKGRKYHAWRNSLSPIKYVDDLAPQARFVVIAGADDNNTPAELAEEYVAKATAEGKNIKLIIVPGAGHRLNRDSDPKGQVIMDEATTLLQ; encoded by the coding sequence ATGATCGTAACGCACGGCGACAGCGGAAAGGCCGACTACATGGTTCCCTTTGCCGAAGAGCTGGCAGGCGAAGGGATCGTGGCCATTACATTGGCCAGACCCGGATGCTCCATTGACGGAAGAAAATCCAAAGGCAAACACGACAACAGGAAAGGCGACCTGTACACGCGATCCAGCATGAACCGTGTTGCTGATGCAGTGAAAGCCATCAAGGAACAATACGGGACAAACCACATATTCATGACAGGACATTCCGGTGGCGCGGCCACTGTGGCGCTGGTGGCCGCCCTGAACCCGGATCTGCTTGAAGGCGGCATCATGGTCTGCCTGCCTGCGGACGTGGTAAAATGGCGGCACCACGCAGCACGCCGCAAGGGCAGAAAATATCACGCATGGCGCAATTCCCTTTCGCCCATCAAATACGTGGACGACCTCGCCCCGCAGGCCCGGTTCGTGGTCATTGCCGGGGCCGACGATAACAACACCCCGGCGGAACTTGCCGAGGAGTATGTGGCCAAGGCAACCGCGGAAGGCAAAAACATAAAGCTCATCATCGTACCCGGGGCCGGGCACCGGCTGAACCGGGACAGCGACCCCAAGGGGCAGGTCATCATGGACGAGGCCACAACCCTGCTGCAATAA